A region from the Pseudomonas sp. Teo4 genome encodes:
- a CDS encoding TnsD family Tn7-like transposition protein, whose translation MANLLFFPQPFPDESLYSLAVRYHKLAANQGYRATSQELFGSYSRTCGSILPCCLEALSERLRGAFSVGELIERFTLLPLFLPFLDDEKGRDAAVLMGGNRGTGLKMALGITASRFLQHASFRYCESCVREDILECGSAYWHRIHQASGTCICPRHSEVLQAIRFPGWSDWRCMLLPGESAGTPVMDCGDHSGAVAIAHMQLWGLDHPNEMKTILAGNLLRNRLDEMGFIRSGRIREQMLRDFLTRRLRCSPSAAEFEEMVRSAEWVFQILRRQGRTVQPFKFYFLCWLLDLELEHLKTYRLEDVNRAGIVVRPDEPNNLIPDDDLHARRIAFAKSTNLKCHDKPGYQWLYRHDREWLARYVAGNPYHRDRRILIDWQSRDSALALELAKAKTMILSVDGKPQQVTRAALCRRVLNAHAFLKMPDHFPMSTRLMAGLLESTHDHQLRKIRWAIREYSLTENCAMSVLYRYAGIRISRVSEDEVFTQIRDDMD comes from the coding sequence GTGGCTAACCTTCTGTTCTTCCCCCAGCCGTTTCCGGATGAGTCGCTCTATAGCCTGGCCGTGCGCTATCACAAGCTAGCAGCGAATCAGGGATACCGAGCGACCAGCCAAGAGCTGTTCGGTAGCTACTCGCGTACCTGCGGTTCCATCCTGCCGTGCTGCTTAGAGGCTCTGTCTGAACGTCTCAGAGGCGCCTTCTCTGTAGGAGAGCTGATCGAGCGCTTCACGCTTTTACCGCTTTTTCTGCCTTTTTTGGACGACGAGAAGGGCCGCGATGCTGCCGTTCTAATGGGAGGTAATCGAGGTACAGGCCTCAAGATGGCCTTGGGCATTACAGCATCGCGTTTCCTCCAACACGCCTCGTTTAGGTATTGCGAGAGCTGCGTCAGAGAGGACATTCTGGAGTGCGGCTCAGCTTATTGGCATCGTATTCACCAAGCATCGGGCACTTGCATTTGTCCACGCCACAGCGAAGTACTACAGGCGATTAGATTCCCCGGATGGTCAGATTGGCGTTGTATGTTGCTTCCGGGGGAATCTGCTGGAACGCCGGTTATGGACTGTGGTGACCACAGCGGGGCCGTTGCCATTGCCCACATGCAGCTGTGGGGGCTAGACCATCCCAATGAGATGAAAACGATTCTGGCTGGAAATTTGCTCAGGAACCGTTTGGACGAGATGGGTTTTATCAGGTCTGGACGAATTAGAGAGCAGATGCTGAGAGATTTTTTAACCAGGCGACTTCGGTGCAGTCCTAGCGCCGCCGAATTCGAAGAAATGGTTCGATCCGCTGAGTGGGTCTTTCAGATATTGCGGCGACAAGGTCGAACCGTGCAGCCTTTCAAGTTCTATTTTCTCTGCTGGCTCCTTGATCTAGAGCTGGAGCACCTGAAGACCTACCGTCTAGAGGACGTTAATCGCGCTGGTATTGTGGTCCGGCCTGATGAACCGAATAACCTCATCCCTGACGATGACCTTCACGCCCGGCGAATAGCGTTTGCGAAGAGTACGAATCTCAAATGTCATGACAAGCCGGGCTATCAGTGGTTGTACCGCCACGACAGGGAATGGTTGGCCCGTTATGTTGCTGGGAACCCCTACCACAGAGACCGAAGAATTTTGATCGATTGGCAATCCAGGGACTCGGCCCTTGCGTTGGAGCTCGCTAAAGCGAAGACGATGATTCTTTCTGTAGACGGAAAGCCTCAGCAGGTCACCCGCGCTGCTCTATGTAGGCGTGTCCTAAACGCTCATGCTTTCCTCAAGATGCCGGACCACTTTCCGATGAGCACTAGGTTGATGGCGGGTTTACTTGAGTCTACTCATGACCATCAGCTACGTAAAATCCGGTGGGCAATTCGAGAATACTCGCTGACTGAAAACTGTGCGATGAGTGTTTTATACCGTTATGCAGGAATAAGAATATCTCGCGTATCCGAAGATGAAGTCTTTACGCAGATACGTGACGATATGGATTAG
- a CDS encoding AbrB/MazE/SpoVT family DNA-binding domain-containing protein yields the protein MTQSARTTVKCLDPGDGSGDVIVELPDDILRELGVTTGDRLSIELINGDIVLKPVRERRESD from the coding sequence ATGACTCAATCAGCGCGCACCACGGTCAAGTGCCTTGATCCCGGCGACGGCTCCGGCGATGTGATTGTGGAACTACCCGACGACATTCTGCGCGAGCTCGGGGTCACGACGGGCGACAGACTCTCCATCGAGCTTATCAACGGCGATATCGTACTCAAGCCAGTCCGCGAGCGCCGTGAATCTGATTAG
- a CDS encoding co-regulatory protein PtrA N-terminal domain-containing protein encodes MNMVKAIVMVVTFGMAGIALAEGGADRTYARMEAARQSSVQAFQVAQEKKEQAPVAAQSSKHAGHESC; translated from the coding sequence ATGAACATGGTCAAAGCAATTGTGATGGTCGTTACCTTTGGCATGGCAGGCATCGCCCTGGCAGAGGGCGGCGCGGACCGGACCTATGCGCGGATGGAAGCGGCTCGCCAAAGCTCCGTGCAGGCATTCCAAGTTGCGCAGGAGAAGAAAGAGCAGGCGCCAGTCGCCGCCCAGTCGAGCAAGCATGCCGGCCACGAAAGCTGCTGA
- a CDS encoding copper resistance protein B, which produces MVNSFGRPSLLALTVSIGMLGVTPSFAAEEMDHSGMDHSKMGHGSMQMDAAPSESMPAMDHSKMGMSKQQKQPAPVDHSQMGHAQSQSKSSPVDHSKMDHSKMGHGNMKGMDHGSMKGMDHSQMNHGSATSPTTTSRTPIPVLTDADREAAFPPLGGHQVHDSGINSFFLLDQLEYQDADEGSTLAWDASGWVGGDINRLWVRSEGERTNGVTEDAELQLLYGRSVSPWWDVVAGVRQDFKPESPQTWAAFGIQGMALYDFEAEATAFIGENGQTAARLEGEYDILLTNRLILQPTAEANFYGKNDPERGVGSGLANTEVGLRLRYEIVRQFAPYIGVTWSRSYGNTADFIRDEGGDVNEARFVAGIRMWF; this is translated from the coding sequence ATGGTCAATAGCTTTGGGCGGCCTTCGCTGCTGGCCCTGACTGTTTCAATTGGCATGCTGGGCGTAACGCCCAGCTTCGCCGCTGAAGAAATGGATCACTCGGGCATGGATCATTCGAAAATGGGGCACGGTTCCATGCAAATGGATGCTGCTCCGTCCGAATCGATGCCGGCGATGGATCACAGCAAGATGGGGATGAGCAAACAGCAGAAACAGCCTGCCCCTGTTGATCACAGCCAGATGGGGCATGCTCAAAGCCAGAGCAAATCCAGCCCGGTGGACCATAGCAAGATGGACCACAGCAAAATGGGCCATGGAAACATGAAGGGCATGGATCACGGTTCGATGAAGGGCATGGACCATTCCCAGATGAATCATGGTTCAGCGACTTCTCCGACCACAACGAGCCGCACGCCGATTCCAGTGCTCACTGATGCCGACCGCGAGGCAGCCTTTCCGCCTTTGGGTGGCCACCAGGTGCACGACAGCGGAATCAACAGCTTCTTCCTGTTGGACCAGCTCGAATACCAGGACGCCGATGAGGGCAGCACCCTGGCCTGGGACGCATCAGGCTGGGTAGGTGGCGACATCAATCGACTCTGGGTTCGCTCGGAAGGCGAGCGCACCAATGGGGTAACCGAAGACGCTGAGCTGCAACTGCTATACGGGCGCTCGGTCAGTCCTTGGTGGGACGTGGTCGCCGGGGTCCGTCAGGATTTCAAACCGGAATCACCTCAGACCTGGGCAGCCTTTGGTATTCAGGGCATGGCCTTGTATGACTTCGAGGCCGAAGCTACGGCGTTCATCGGCGAGAACGGCCAGACTGCTGCGCGTCTTGAGGGCGAATACGACATCCTGCTGACCAATCGCTTGATTTTGCAGCCCACGGCTGAGGCGAACTTCTATGGCAAGAACGATCCTGAGCGCGGTGTTGGCTCGGGTCTGGCCAATACCGAAGTCGGACTGCGTCTACGGTATGAAATTGTCCGCCAGTTTGCCCCGTACATAGGCGTTACCTGGAGCCGCTCCTACGGCAACACCGCTGACTTCATCCGAGACGAGGGTGGAGACGTTAATGAGGCACGCTTCGTTGCCGGTATCAGGATGTGGTTCTGA
- a CDS encoding TniQ family protein, with protein sequence MKIFTPLPGEYIASALKRGNELLGIKSLKTEDFYIKAKPRIGFGINKTLGKLQTEWRPHQEFYYPKLLDEHKISDLALSDHTLYPMIAALGRHRATAIVTPKTWEKVCPDCVREDLDNCGTPYIHRRHVLGSVQVCSTHACALIETCPTCSIPMKKHEINHLAKCSKLNTWSKRQKREFGSNRHMYAKFVADLLDYSGPMIKDGMADFVAYASLMINRTSAFEKTQLNISKLINEEMGITSRLTHASISTSDKYPIYVFLGCHTAENYFNLLNNKDEQDVLREKKTVIFNKLLHEAMKTNPYRHVSA encoded by the coding sequence ATGAAAATTTTCACACCATTACCTGGAGAATATATCGCATCTGCGCTTAAGCGCGGCAATGAGCTCCTAGGCATTAAATCGTTGAAAACTGAAGATTTCTATATAAAAGCGAAACCTCGTATTGGGTTCGGAATTAATAAGACTTTGGGGAAGTTGCAAACAGAGTGGCGGCCGCATCAAGAATTCTATTACCCAAAGCTGCTAGACGAGCACAAGATTTCGGACCTAGCCTTAAGCGATCACACTTTGTATCCTATGATAGCTGCCCTCGGGCGTCATCGAGCGACCGCAATCGTCACACCGAAAACTTGGGAAAAGGTTTGTCCAGATTGTGTTCGCGAAGACTTGGATAATTGCGGAACCCCCTATATTCATCGCAGGCACGTATTGGGTTCCGTACAGGTGTGCAGTACTCATGCCTGCGCTCTAATCGAGACATGTCCGACCTGCTCAATACCAATGAAAAAGCACGAGATTAATCACCTAGCCAAGTGCAGCAAGCTTAACACATGGTCAAAACGTCAAAAGCGAGAATTCGGATCAAACCGTCATATGTATGCCAAATTTGTCGCAGACCTTTTGGACTATAGCGGCCCTATGATCAAGGATGGAATGGCAGACTTTGTCGCATATGCAAGCCTCATGATAAATCGAACTAGCGCATTCGAAAAAACCCAGCTGAATATTTCCAAACTGATCAACGAAGAAATGGGCATAACTTCGAGACTCACCCATGCCAGTATCTCTACCAGCGACAAATATCCTATCTATGTGTTTCTTGGATGCCACACCGCTGAAAATTATTTCAACTTGCTAAATAATAAGGATGAGCAAGACGTGCTGCGGGAGAAGAAAACAGTCATATTCAATAAACTTTTGCACGAAGCCATGAAAACTAATCCATATCGTCACGTATCTGCGTAA
- a CDS encoding c-type cytochrome has product MKRTITTLLVAGAVGSAAVLGTAYFGLVNVGADDPHFPAVHSFLAMARDSSIEVRARDIEVPDLKDAALIKAGAGNYNAMCIGCHLAPGVGKTELSQALYPSPPDLTKVGVGGDPAAAFWTIKHGIKATGMPAWGKSMGDEYIWGIVAFLDQLPQMNPEQYKALVATSGGHQHGGGESDMHNHEGQHGGSGHAEHGDPDEAADDDHAQAAHDHGAAPAGAAQAADHHGDHNAAEAHSDAHPKSSTKTHVHKDGKEHTHAN; this is encoded by the coding sequence ATGAAAAGAACAATTACAACGCTGCTTGTGGCCGGTGCTGTCGGAAGTGCTGCGGTATTGGGTACGGCGTATTTCGGCTTGGTGAATGTCGGCGCCGATGATCCTCACTTCCCGGCTGTCCATTCGTTTCTCGCCATGGCTCGCGACAGTTCGATTGAGGTTCGAGCGCGAGACATTGAAGTGCCTGACCTGAAGGACGCTGCGTTGATCAAGGCAGGCGCAGGCAACTACAACGCCATGTGCATTGGGTGCCACCTCGCCCCTGGCGTTGGAAAGACAGAACTCAGCCAAGCGCTATATCCGTCGCCACCTGACCTCACCAAGGTGGGTGTCGGAGGCGATCCGGCTGCCGCATTCTGGACGATCAAGCACGGTATCAAAGCCACCGGCATGCCCGCTTGGGGCAAGAGCATGGGTGATGAGTACATCTGGGGAATCGTCGCGTTCCTGGATCAACTTCCACAGATGAATCCCGAGCAGTACAAGGCTTTGGTGGCCACGAGCGGCGGACACCAGCACGGCGGCGGTGAAAGCGATATGCATAACCATGAGGGTCAGCACGGCGGGAGCGGGCATGCCGAGCATGGCGATCCCGACGAAGCGGCAGACGACGATCATGCCCAGGCAGCTCACGACCATGGAGCTGCACCCGCAGGCGCCGCCCAAGCAGCAGATCATCACGGTGACCACAATGCGGCCGAAGCCCATTCGGACGCCCACCCGAAATCGTCGACAAAGACGCATGTTCACAAAGACGGTAAGGAGCACACTCATGCCAACTAA
- a CDS encoding DUF2790 domain-containing protein produces MKVIKSIAAILAIVASSTALAEGGSDRLYGKMIQANEQAMRAYAAVNDMKPPEVIHYRYGMRLDVARVISMTSTKASCDVMPAQMNYEDSNGDLKILEYRTAGIGCRGQN; encoded by the coding sequence ATGAAAGTCATCAAAAGCATCGCGGCCATCCTGGCCATAGTGGCCTCCTCAACCGCGCTCGCCGAAGGAGGATCCGACCGTCTATACGGGAAGATGATTCAGGCCAATGAGCAAGCTATGCGAGCTTATGCGGCCGTCAATGATATGAAGCCACCGGAGGTGATCCATTATCGCTACGGGATGCGGCTCGACGTGGCGAGAGTAATCAGCATGACATCGACCAAGGCGAGCTGTGACGTGATGCCAGCACAGATGAACTACGAGGATTCCAATGGAGACCTGAAAATCCTTGAGTACCGGACCGCTGGTATCGGTTGCCGGGGCCAGAACTGA
- a CDS encoding ATP-binding protein, giving the protein MNDLTFSPAEYIPTGMPQYDGNPLIECLPRILSDVDVVRRVGNLPPKPDEAERALPPKLRGHGINRLKDVVVPFEIHLRLEDLFSQLIRYGYSGRNPLLASSVRHRLPSSADAKRHGFMSTAETMTLIGLSGMGKTTALNSIARLYPQVISHSRYKDAILIETQVVWLKIECPHDGSLRGFCAAFFSALDAALGVEKYSRRGGAANSISVMLQHISQLCKTFFIGALIIDEMQHLCSSRGGQDREKLLNFFVTLSNDAGVPLVYVGTNAMLPLFSGVLRNARRAAGMGPIAFDRFSEDDPFWHHLVSQLWAYDWTESCAPLTSDLLSKIYDLTQGNTDFLAKLLMLAQRHVIWEGIDAITPAVFQQVYDNQMRLLHKPIEALRSGDPLQIADFEDMMPTKDQIAQMMSYDLARRADRAHLSLLTQTAIAPSPLAKEKSVPKAPSRTVVPVADGALTNVHFSKDEDLQAQLEQRGWVDRDSSW; this is encoded by the coding sequence ATGAACGATTTGACCTTCTCCCCCGCAGAATATATTCCTACAGGCATGCCTCAATATGATGGCAACCCGCTGATTGAATGCTTGCCTAGAATTCTCTCGGATGTTGATGTGGTGAGGCGTGTTGGGAACCTTCCGCCGAAGCCCGACGAGGCCGAACGAGCGTTGCCACCGAAGCTTCGCGGCCATGGGATCAACCGGCTCAAAGATGTTGTGGTTCCATTCGAAATCCACTTGCGCCTCGAAGACCTATTCAGCCAGCTGATCCGCTACGGCTATTCGGGCCGCAATCCGCTGTTGGCCTCATCTGTTAGGCATCGATTGCCTTCCTCAGCAGATGCCAAGCGCCATGGATTCATGTCCACCGCTGAGACGATGACCCTGATTGGCTTGAGTGGTATGGGCAAGACCACAGCGCTTAATTCCATAGCAAGGCTTTATCCGCAGGTGATCAGTCACAGCAGATATAAAGACGCGATTCTCATCGAAACCCAGGTTGTGTGGCTAAAGATTGAGTGCCCTCACGATGGCTCGTTGCGCGGTTTTTGCGCAGCATTCTTCTCTGCACTGGACGCTGCGTTAGGTGTCGAAAAATACTCTCGCAGGGGCGGTGCCGCCAACAGCATCAGCGTAATGCTCCAGCACATCAGTCAGCTGTGCAAAACCTTTTTTATCGGTGCTTTGATAATTGATGAAATGCAGCATCTTTGCTCGTCGCGAGGGGGGCAGGATCGGGAAAAGTTACTGAATTTCTTCGTAACTTTATCCAATGATGCGGGCGTTCCGCTTGTCTATGTAGGGACCAACGCAATGCTTCCGCTTTTTTCTGGTGTGTTGCGTAATGCCCGAAGAGCGGCGGGGATGGGACCAATCGCCTTTGACCGTTTCAGCGAAGACGATCCGTTTTGGCATCACTTGGTGTCCCAACTCTGGGCCTATGACTGGACGGAATCTTGCGCTCCCCTGACGAGTGACCTCCTGTCCAAGATCTATGATCTCACCCAGGGCAATACAGATTTCCTAGCGAAACTGCTTATGCTTGCGCAGCGTCATGTTATTTGGGAAGGAATCGACGCCATTACGCCAGCCGTGTTTCAGCAGGTGTATGACAATCAAATGAGGCTTTTGCACAAGCCCATCGAGGCCCTTCGAAGCGGTGATCCTCTTCAGATTGCTGATTTCGAGGACATGATGCCTACAAAAGACCAAATCGCTCAGATGATGAGCTACGACTTGGCTCGCCGGGCGGACCGGGCTCATCTTTCGCTACTTACACAGACCGCGATAGCACCTTCACCTCTAGCAAAGGAAAAATCGGTGCCGAAGGCTCCGAGTCGTACGGTCGTACCGGTTGCTGACGGCGCGTTAACTAACGTGCATTTTTCGAAGGACGAAGACCTTCAGGCTCAGCTCGAACAGCGCGGCTGGGTGGATAGGGATTCTTCCTGGTAA
- a CDS encoding copper resistance system multicopper oxidase, with protein MQSKTTRRSFVKGLAATGLLGGLGMWRAPVWAVTSPGQPNVLSGTDFDLYIGELPVNITGAARTAMAINGSVPGPILRWREGDTVTLRVRNRLKQDTSIHWHGIILPANMDGVPGLSFHGIAPDGMYEYKFKVHQNGTYWYHSHSGFQEQSGVYGALVIDAKDPEPFVYDRDYVVMLSDWTDEDPARVLSKLKKQSDYYNFHKRTVSDFVDDVSEKGWSAAVADRKMWAEMKMSPTDLADVSGYTYTYLMNGQAPNGNWTGLFKPGEKIRLRFINGSAMTYFDVRIPGLKMTVVAADGQYVKPVSVDEFRIAVAETYDVIVEPENEQAYTIFAQSMDRTGYSRGTLAVREGLQAPVPEVDPRPIIAMSDMGMDHGSMGGMDHGSMAGMDQGNMAGMDHSKMAGMDHGSMGGMDHGGMGGMDQGNMAGMDHSKMAGMDHGSMAGMDHSKMAGMDHGSMAGMDHSKMAGMDHGNMAGMSGAMQSHPASETNNPLVDMQTMSPTPKLNDPGIGLRNNGRRVLTYADLRSTFIDPDGREPGRTIELHLTGHMEKFAWSFDGIKFSDAEPLRLKYGERLRITLVNDTMMTHPIHLHGMWSDLEDENGNFMVRKHTIDMPPGSKRSYRVTADALGRWAYHCHLLFHMEMGMFREVRVDE; from the coding sequence ATGCAAAGCAAAACCACGAGACGATCTTTCGTCAAAGGCCTGGCCGCTACCGGACTTCTGGGTGGGCTCGGCATGTGGCGCGCGCCGGTCTGGGCCGTGACCAGCCCTGGCCAACCGAACGTGCTCAGCGGCACGGACTTCGATCTGTATATCGGCGAACTGCCCGTCAACATCACGGGTGCAGCTCGTACGGCCATGGCCATCAACGGCTCCGTGCCAGGGCCGATCCTGCGATGGCGCGAAGGCGACACCGTCACACTGCGCGTACGCAACCGGCTGAAACAAGACACCTCCATTCACTGGCACGGCATCATCCTGCCCGCCAACATGGACGGTGTGCCGGGCTTGAGCTTCCACGGCATCGCTCCCGATGGCATGTACGAATACAAGTTCAAGGTCCACCAGAACGGCACCTACTGGTATCACAGCCACTCAGGCTTCCAGGAACAGTCCGGGGTCTATGGGGCGTTGGTGATCGATGCCAAGGATCCAGAGCCGTTTGTGTACGACCGTGATTACGTCGTCATGCTCAGCGATTGGACAGATGAAGACCCGGCGCGGGTGCTCTCCAAACTCAAGAAGCAATCTGACTACTACAACTTCCACAAGCGCACAGTTAGCGACTTCGTTGACGATGTGAGCGAGAAAGGCTGGTCGGCCGCTGTAGCGGATCGGAAGATGTGGGCTGAAATGAAGATGAGCCCCACCGACCTCGCTGACGTGAGCGGGTATACCTACACCTACCTCATGAACGGCCAGGCTCCGAACGGCAACTGGACGGGACTCTTCAAGCCCGGCGAGAAGATCCGCCTGCGCTTTATCAACGGCTCGGCCATGACCTATTTCGATGTCCGGATTCCTGGGCTCAAGATGACGGTTGTGGCTGCTGACGGCCAGTACGTCAAACCCGTATCGGTCGATGAGTTCCGGATCGCCGTTGCCGAAACCTACGATGTCATCGTCGAACCTGAAAACGAGCAGGCCTATACGATCTTCGCGCAATCCATGGACCGTACCGGGTACTCCCGAGGCACCCTGGCGGTTCGTGAAGGCTTGCAAGCGCCCGTACCGGAGGTAGATCCGCGCCCGATCATCGCCATGAGCGATATGGGCATGGACCACGGCAGCATGGGCGGAATGGATCACGGCAGCATGGCTGGCATGGACCAAGGCAACATGGCCGGCATGGACCACAGCAAGATGGCTGGGATGGACCATGGCAGCATGGGCGGAATGGATCACGGCGGCATGGGTGGCATGGACCAGGGCAACATGGCCGGCATGGACCACAGCAAGATGGCTGGAATGGACCATGGCAGCATGGCCGGCATGGACCACAGCAAGATGGCTGGAATGGACCACGGCAGCATGGCCGGCATGGATCACAGCAAGATGGCTGGGATGGACCACGGCAACATGGCCGGCATGAGCGGTGCAATGCAGAGCCATCCGGCTTCCGAGACCAATAACCCGTTGGTCGATATGCAGACCATGTCGCCGACCCCGAAGCTGAACGATCCGGGAATTGGCCTGCGCAACAACGGACGCCGAGTGCTGACCTACGCCGATTTGCGGAGCACCTTCATCGATCCCGATGGTCGAGAGCCTGGACGCACAATCGAACTGCACCTTACCGGCCACATGGAGAAGTTCGCGTGGTCGTTCGACGGTATCAAATTCTCCGACGCTGAACCGCTGCGGTTGAAATATGGCGAGCGTCTTCGCATCACCTTGGTCAACGACACCATGATGACTCACCCCATCCATCTCCACGGTATGTGGAGTGATCTGGAGGACGAGAACGGCAACTTCATGGTTCGCAAGCACACCATCGACATGCCACCTGGCTCAAAACGAAGCTATCGCGTCACCGCAGATGCCTTGGGACGTTGGGCCTATCACTGTCACCTACTGTTCCACATGGAAATGGGCATGTTCCGAGAAGTCCGTGTGGACGAATGA
- a CDS encoding antitoxin Xre/MbcA/ParS toxin-binding domain-containing protein codes for MNPTSTPPPVESQAFAPTFHLVHTDLDELSQLELLRLVQTGFFFSDVKCMVESSSLFKARNLVRRITGISTRSVHRLSHSVQAHRLDAQQSAVAFQYAKGLELASKVFGSQMLAEQWLCRPCGRLMGFVPFEMLDTSLGFSVVADYLERLRLGVYQ; via the coding sequence ATGAATCCTACAAGCACGCCCCCACCTGTTGAATCGCAGGCTTTTGCACCAACGTTCCACTTGGTTCATACCGACCTTGATGAGTTGAGCCAGCTGGAGCTCCTGCGTCTTGTCCAAACAGGATTTTTTTTCAGCGACGTGAAATGCATGGTCGAGTCCTCAAGCCTATTCAAGGCTCGTAACCTCGTCAGGCGAATCACAGGAATATCGACCAGAAGCGTTCACCGTCTGAGCCATTCCGTTCAGGCCCATCGCCTGGATGCCCAGCAGAGCGCGGTGGCGTTTCAATATGCGAAAGGACTGGAGCTTGCGTCGAAGGTATTTGGCTCTCAGATGCTCGCGGAGCAGTGGCTTTGTCGGCCGTGCGGCCGTTTGATGGGGTTTGTACCCTTCGAGATGCTCGACACGTCGCTCGGATTCAGCGTGGTAGCGGACTATCTTGAGCGTCTTCGCCTGGGTGTCTATCAGTAG
- a CDS encoding DUF411 domain-containing protein has product MPTNRILVRLAAIAGLLVASAAYAAEPMSIDVHRDANCGCCKKWIAHLEANGFKVTDHVETDMGAVKQKLGVAPRLASCHTAVIDGKFVEGHVPAEQIRELKERNDLVGIAVPGMPAGSPGMEVDGVSHAYQVIGLTKSGEDQVVANYPAK; this is encoded by the coding sequence ATGCCAACTAACCGGATACTCGTTCGGCTAGCCGCAATCGCTGGGCTGCTGGTGGCCTCGGCGGCATACGCCGCAGAGCCAATGTCCATCGACGTTCACCGAGATGCGAACTGCGGTTGCTGCAAGAAGTGGATCGCGCACCTGGAAGCCAATGGTTTCAAGGTGACCGACCATGTTGAGACGGACATGGGCGCAGTGAAACAGAAGCTGGGCGTAGCGCCACGGTTAGCGTCCTGCCACACAGCCGTGATTGACGGAAAGTTTGTTGAAGGTCACGTGCCAGCTGAGCAGATTCGAGAACTCAAGGAGCGGAACGATCTGGTAGGGATTGCCGTGCCAGGAATGCCAGCTGGATCCCCAGGCATGGAGGTTGATGGCGTAAGCCATGCCTACCAGGTTATTGGTTTAACCAAAAGCGGCGAGGACCAAGTAGTCGCCAACTATCCAGCTAAATAA
- a CDS encoding heavy metal response regulator transcription factor: MKLLVAEDEPKTGVYLQQGLTEAGFTVDRVMTGTDALQQAQSEAYDLLILDVMMPGLDGWDVLRKIRAVGQDVPVLFLTARDGVDDRVKGLELGADDYLVKPFAFSELLARVRTLLRRGNGGSAQTTMKMADLEVDLLKRRATRNGKRIDLTAKEFSLLELLMRRRGEVLPKSLIASQVWDMNFDSDTNVIEVAIRRLRAKIDDDFAPKLIHTARGMGYMMDVPE, translated from the coding sequence ATGAAATTACTCGTAGCCGAAGATGAGCCAAAAACCGGTGTCTACCTCCAGCAAGGCCTGACAGAAGCTGGCTTCACCGTTGACCGGGTGATGACAGGCACGGACGCCCTGCAACAGGCACAGAGCGAAGCGTATGACTTGCTGATCCTCGACGTGATGATGCCGGGGCTCGACGGCTGGGATGTCCTGCGCAAGATCCGTGCGGTGGGGCAGGATGTGCCAGTCCTTTTCTTGACGGCCCGCGACGGCGTAGACGACCGCGTGAAAGGTTTGGAACTGGGCGCTGATGATTACCTGGTGAAGCCCTTTGCGTTCTCGGAGCTGCTGGCTCGGGTTCGCACGTTGCTGCGCAGAGGCAACGGTGGTTCTGCTCAAACCACCATGAAGATGGCAGACCTTGAGGTAGACCTGCTGAAGCGTCGAGCTACGCGAAACGGCAAGCGGATTGACCTTACTGCCAAGGAGTTTTCCCTGTTGGAGCTGCTCATGCGCCGACGCGGCGAGGTGCTCCCCAAGTCGCTGATCGCTTCTCAGGTCTGGGATATGAATTTCGACAGTGACACCAACGTGATCGAGGTCGCGATTCGCCGACTGCGGGCCAAGATTGATGACGACTTCGCGCCAAAGCTCATCCATACCGCCCGAGGCATGGGCTACATGATGGATGTGCCGGAGTGA